The Pseudolabrys sp. FHR47 genome contains a region encoding:
- a CDS encoding protein-disulfide reductase DsbD domain-containing protein: MNIRYLLTMGAAATALAVLPHLARAADASAWSQDIKSAVRLIAGANDQAANKGAALRAGIEIKLQPGWHTYWRYPGDSGVPPRFSFAGSENIKAATVRFPAPVLFADGGGQSIGYSDSVIFPVTIVPKDPAKPVIARLKIEYAVCEKLCVPAEGKAELPMSAAPSTQDAALKGAEARLPKKVEAATLGLSLRRVNDAAKPLVAVDLKAGGDAPMQIFAEGPSPEWALPIPKPAQGAPAGRRHFGFELDGLPPGADPKKPYDLTFTVVEGDRAYEVTARLD, encoded by the coding sequence ATGAACATCCGTTACCTCCTTACGATGGGCGCTGCCGCGACCGCGCTCGCGGTCCTGCCGCATCTGGCGCGGGCCGCCGATGCCTCCGCCTGGAGCCAGGACATTAAATCCGCGGTGCGGCTGATCGCCGGCGCCAATGACCAGGCTGCGAACAAAGGCGCCGCGCTGCGCGCCGGCATCGAGATCAAGCTGCAGCCAGGCTGGCATACCTACTGGCGCTATCCCGGCGACTCCGGCGTGCCGCCGCGCTTCTCCTTCGCCGGCTCCGAGAACATCAAGGCGGCGACGGTACGCTTTCCCGCGCCGGTGCTGTTCGCCGATGGCGGCGGCCAGTCGATTGGCTACAGCGACAGCGTGATCTTTCCCGTCACCATCGTGCCGAAGGATCCGGCCAAGCCGGTGATCGCGCGGCTCAAGATCGAATATGCGGTGTGCGAGAAATTGTGCGTGCCCGCCGAGGGCAAGGCCGAGCTGCCGATGAGCGCCGCGCCGAGCACGCAGGATGCCGCGCTCAAGGGCGCCGAAGCGCGCCTGCCGAAGAAGGTCGAGGCCGCGACGCTCGGGCTGTCGCTGCGCCGGGTCAACGATGCCGCCAAGCCGCTGGTCGCGGTCGATCTCAAGGCGGGCGGCGATGCTCCGATGCAGATCTTCGCCGAAGGGCCGTCGCCGGAATGGGCCTTGCCCATCCCCAAGCCGGCGCAGGGCGCGCCGGCCGGGCGCCGCCATTTCGGCTTCGAACTCGACGGCCTGCCGCCGGGCGCCGACCCGAAGAAGCCCTACGATCTCACCTTCACGGTGGTCGAGGGCGACCGCGCCTATGAAGTGACGGCGCGGCTCGACTGA